A window from Bacteroidota bacterium encodes these proteins:
- the atpC gene encoding ATP synthase F1 subunit epsilon, translating into MPLLVEIVAPDTNAFRGEATSFRAPGVEGSFEVLLNHAPMIAVTGVGPVTITTAAGETVEFATSGGFVEVLGNHVIMLTESAEPVDEIDLERAQAAEERARDRIRESQSPEERAEAEAAFERARNRARLAMGRVGAR; encoded by the coding sequence ATGCCTTTACTCGTCGAGATCGTTGCCCCGGACACGAACGCCTTTCGGGGCGAGGCCACGAGCTTCCGCGCCCCCGGCGTCGAGGGCTCCTTCGAGGTGCTGCTCAACCACGCCCCGATGATCGCCGTCACCGGCGTCGGCCCCGTCACCATCACCACGGCGGCGGGCGAGACGGTCGAGTTCGCCACCTCCGGCGGGTTCGTCGAGGTCCTCGGCAACCACGTCATCATGCTCACCGAGAGCGCCGAGCCGGTCGACGAGATCGATCTCGAACGGGCGCAGGCCGCCGAGGAGCGCGCCCGCGACCGCATCCGCGAGAGCCAGTCGCCCGAGGAGCGGGCCGAGGCCGAGGCCGCCTTCGAGCGCGCGCGCAACCGCGCCCGCCTCGCGATGGGCCGCGTCGGAGCGCGGTAG